The following proteins are co-located in the Hevea brasiliensis isolate MT/VB/25A 57/8 chromosome 11, ASM3005281v1, whole genome shotgun sequence genome:
- the LOC110632886 gene encoding MACPF domain-containing protein NSL1 isoform X2 — MSLTNNLPNPLGALCHSRLMALHRLDPQSAAEKAISVIGFGYDLTRDVRLSACKPGPSGSRLIEFDPTLTRELVVPGGIVVRNVSTRIKCDKGERTRFRSGVLSFNQMSEKFNQDLSLSELQRSHLALSEQLKQEVPTSWDAAALAEFIEKYGTHIVVGVKMGGKDVIHIKQLQKSNAQPPEIQKLLKQVADERFSDKEDEHSVLCDPCGFATSMGPTVITPIKNEDILSISVRRGGVDIGQSHYQWLPTISQSPNVISMSFVPVTSLLGGVRGNGFLSHAVNLYLRYKPSIEELHQFLEFQLPRQWAPEYGDLPLTLERRKQASPSLQFTFMGPKLYVNTMQVDSGNRPVTGIRLYLEGKRSDRLAIHLQHLSILPSILQLSDDHRYETIEEPVERGYVEPVKCSIFSHVCTAPVRYNGPHIDDSASIVSRAWFEVKIIGMKKVLFLRLGFSMVASARIRRSEWDGPSTLPRKSGVISMLISTRFSAGLNPPPEKPVKVDVNSAVFHGDPPSPTRAPKMSNFVDTKEIVRGPDEAPGYWVVTGAKLCVEGGRISIKVKYSLLAIMSEESMMLM, encoded by the exons ATGAGCCTCACCAATAACTTGCCTAACCCACTTGGTGCTCTCTGTCATTCCCGTCTAATGGCTCTTCATCGCCTCGACCCTCAATCCGCCGCGGAGAAGGCCATCTCCGTTATTGGGTTTGGCTACGATTTGACTAGAGATGTCAGATTGTCTGCTTGCAAACCGGGTCCTTCCGGGTCGAGATTGATCGAGTTTGACCCAACTCTCACTCGAGAACTTGTCGTTCCTGGCGGGATTGTTGTTAGAAACGTTTCCACTCGAATCAAGTGTGATAAGGGGGAGCGTACTAGGTTCCGTTCTGGTGTTCTCTCTTTTAATCAG ATGTCGGAAAAGTTCAATCAGGATCTTTCTTTGTCAG AGCTGCAAAGATCCCATTTAGCCTTGTCCGAGCAGCTGAAACAAGAAGTGCCTACTTCATGGGATGCTGCTGCCCTTGCTGA ATTCATTGAGAAATATGGTACTCATATCGTTGTTGGAGTAAAGATGGGTGGTAAAGATGTAATACACATAAagcaattacaaaaatcaaatgctcAGCCTCCTGAAATACAGAAATTGTTAAAGCAAGTAGCTGACGAGAGGTTTTCCGATAAG gaagatgaacattctgtgTTATGTGATCCCTGTGGATTTGCCACCTCAATGGGGCCAACTGTCATTACTCCCATAAAAAATGAG GATATACTGAGCATTTCTGTTCGAAGGGGAGGTGTAGATATTGGTCAAAGTCATTATCAGTGGCTCCCCACAATATCACAGTCACCAAATGTCATTTCAATGTCCTTTGTGCCTGTAACTTCTCTTTTAGGTGGTGTCCGAGGCAATGGATTTTTAAGTCATGCAGTCAATCTTTACCTTCGAT ACAAACCGTCCATAGAGGAACTCCATCAGTTTTTAGAGTTTCAGTTACCTCGGCAGTGGGCTCCAGAATATGGTGATCTACCTCTTACTCTTGAGCGCAGAAAGCAAGCATCCCCATCTCTCCAGTTTACCTTTATGGGCCCTAAGCTTTACGTCAACACCATGCAG GTGGATTCTGGAAATCGGCCAGTGACAGGAATCCGTTTATATTTGGAAGGAAAGAGAAGTGACCGTTTGGCTATCCATCTCCAGCATCTTTCGATTCTTCCCAGTATTCTCCAACTCTCAGATGATCATAGATATGAGACCATCGAGGAACCTGTGGAACGAGGCTACGTCGAACCTGTTAAATGTAGCATATTTTCCCATGTGTGTACTGCCCCAGTGCGTTACAATGGCCCCCACATTGATGACTCTGCTTCTATTGTGTCAAGGGCCTGGTTTGAGGTTAAGATAATTgggatgaagaaagttttgttccTGAGGCTTGGATTCTCAATGGTGGCATCAGCAAGGATCCGCAGATCAGAATGGGATGGACCTTCAACTTTGCCGCGGAAATCGGGGGTCATCTCAATGTTGATCAGCACAAGGTTCAGTGCTGGTCTGAATCCACCACCAGAAAAGCCAGTGAAAGTGGATGTGAATTCTGCGGTTTTTCATGGAGATCCACCCTCGCCAACAAGGGCACCAAAAATGTCAAACTTTGTGGACACAAAGGAAATCGTGAGGGGTCCAGATGAGGCGCCTGGATACTGGGTGGTCACTGGTGCCAAGCTGTGTGTAGAAGGTGGTAGAATCTCAATCAAAGTGAAGTATTCATTATTAGCTATAATGTCAGAGGAGTCGATGATGTTGATGTGA
- the LOC110632886 gene encoding MACPF domain-containing protein NSL1 isoform X1 — translation MSLTNNLPNPLGALCHSRLMALHRLDPQSAAEKAISVIGFGYDLTRDVRLSACKPGPSGSRLIEFDPTLTRELVVPGGIVVRNVSTRIKCDKGERTRFRSGVLSFNQMSEKFNQDLSLSGKIPSGIFNAMFDFKGSWQKDAASAKNLAYDGWFITLYNIELQRSHLALSEQLKQEVPTSWDAAALAEFIEKYGTHIVVGVKMGGKDVIHIKQLQKSNAQPPEIQKLLKQVADERFSDKEDEHSVLCDPCGFATSMGPTVITPIKNEDILSISVRRGGVDIGQSHYQWLPTISQSPNVISMSFVPVTSLLGGVRGNGFLSHAVNLYLRYKPSIEELHQFLEFQLPRQWAPEYGDLPLTLERRKQASPSLQFTFMGPKLYVNTMQVDSGNRPVTGIRLYLEGKRSDRLAIHLQHLSILPSILQLSDDHRYETIEEPVERGYVEPVKCSIFSHVCTAPVRYNGPHIDDSASIVSRAWFEVKIIGMKKVLFLRLGFSMVASARIRRSEWDGPSTLPRKSGVISMLISTRFSAGLNPPPEKPVKVDVNSAVFHGDPPSPTRAPKMSNFVDTKEIVRGPDEAPGYWVVTGAKLCVEGGRISIKVKYSLLAIMSEESMMLM, via the exons ATGAGCCTCACCAATAACTTGCCTAACCCACTTGGTGCTCTCTGTCATTCCCGTCTAATGGCTCTTCATCGCCTCGACCCTCAATCCGCCGCGGAGAAGGCCATCTCCGTTATTGGGTTTGGCTACGATTTGACTAGAGATGTCAGATTGTCTGCTTGCAAACCGGGTCCTTCCGGGTCGAGATTGATCGAGTTTGACCCAACTCTCACTCGAGAACTTGTCGTTCCTGGCGGGATTGTTGTTAGAAACGTTTCCACTCGAATCAAGTGTGATAAGGGGGAGCGTACTAGGTTCCGTTCTGGTGTTCTCTCTTTTAATCAG ATGTCGGAAAAGTTCAATCAGGATCTTTCTTTGTCAGGTAAAATTCCCTCAGGAATATTTAATGCCATGTTTGACTTCAAGGGAAGCTGGCAGAAAGATGCAGCTTCTGCAAAAAATCTTGCTTATGATGGTTGGTTCATAACTCTATATAATATAGAGCTGCAAAGATCCCATTTAGCCTTGTCCGAGCAGCTGAAACAAGAAGTGCCTACTTCATGGGATGCTGCTGCCCTTGCTGA ATTCATTGAGAAATATGGTACTCATATCGTTGTTGGAGTAAAGATGGGTGGTAAAGATGTAATACACATAAagcaattacaaaaatcaaatgctcAGCCTCCTGAAATACAGAAATTGTTAAAGCAAGTAGCTGACGAGAGGTTTTCCGATAAG gaagatgaacattctgtgTTATGTGATCCCTGTGGATTTGCCACCTCAATGGGGCCAACTGTCATTACTCCCATAAAAAATGAG GATATACTGAGCATTTCTGTTCGAAGGGGAGGTGTAGATATTGGTCAAAGTCATTATCAGTGGCTCCCCACAATATCACAGTCACCAAATGTCATTTCAATGTCCTTTGTGCCTGTAACTTCTCTTTTAGGTGGTGTCCGAGGCAATGGATTTTTAAGTCATGCAGTCAATCTTTACCTTCGAT ACAAACCGTCCATAGAGGAACTCCATCAGTTTTTAGAGTTTCAGTTACCTCGGCAGTGGGCTCCAGAATATGGTGATCTACCTCTTACTCTTGAGCGCAGAAAGCAAGCATCCCCATCTCTCCAGTTTACCTTTATGGGCCCTAAGCTTTACGTCAACACCATGCAG GTGGATTCTGGAAATCGGCCAGTGACAGGAATCCGTTTATATTTGGAAGGAAAGAGAAGTGACCGTTTGGCTATCCATCTCCAGCATCTTTCGATTCTTCCCAGTATTCTCCAACTCTCAGATGATCATAGATATGAGACCATCGAGGAACCTGTGGAACGAGGCTACGTCGAACCTGTTAAATGTAGCATATTTTCCCATGTGTGTACTGCCCCAGTGCGTTACAATGGCCCCCACATTGATGACTCTGCTTCTATTGTGTCAAGGGCCTGGTTTGAGGTTAAGATAATTgggatgaagaaagttttgttccTGAGGCTTGGATTCTCAATGGTGGCATCAGCAAGGATCCGCAGATCAGAATGGGATGGACCTTCAACTTTGCCGCGGAAATCGGGGGTCATCTCAATGTTGATCAGCACAAGGTTCAGTGCTGGTCTGAATCCACCACCAGAAAAGCCAGTGAAAGTGGATGTGAATTCTGCGGTTTTTCATGGAGATCCACCCTCGCCAACAAGGGCACCAAAAATGTCAAACTTTGTGGACACAAAGGAAATCGTGAGGGGTCCAGATGAGGCGCCTGGATACTGGGTGGTCACTGGTGCCAAGCTGTGTGTAGAAGGTGGTAGAATCTCAATCAAAGTGAAGTATTCATTATTAGCTATAATGTCAGAGGAGTCGATGATGTTGATGTGA
- the LOC110632886 gene encoding MACPF domain-containing protein NSL1 isoform X3: MSEKFNQDLSLSGKIPSGIFNAMFDFKGSWQKDAASAKNLAYDGWFITLYNIELQRSHLALSEQLKQEVPTSWDAAALAEFIEKYGTHIVVGVKMGGKDVIHIKQLQKSNAQPPEIQKLLKQVADERFSDKEDEHSVLCDPCGFATSMGPTVITPIKNEDILSISVRRGGVDIGQSHYQWLPTISQSPNVISMSFVPVTSLLGGVRGNGFLSHAVNLYLRYKPSIEELHQFLEFQLPRQWAPEYGDLPLTLERRKQASPSLQFTFMGPKLYVNTMQVDSGNRPVTGIRLYLEGKRSDRLAIHLQHLSILPSILQLSDDHRYETIEEPVERGYVEPVKCSIFSHVCTAPVRYNGPHIDDSASIVSRAWFEVKIIGMKKVLFLRLGFSMVASARIRRSEWDGPSTLPRKSGVISMLISTRFSAGLNPPPEKPVKVDVNSAVFHGDPPSPTRAPKMSNFVDTKEIVRGPDEAPGYWVVTGAKLCVEGGRISIKVKYSLLAIMSEESMMLM; the protein is encoded by the exons ATGTCGGAAAAGTTCAATCAGGATCTTTCTTTGTCAGGTAAAATTCCCTCAGGAATATTTAATGCCATGTTTGACTTCAAGGGAAGCTGGCAGAAAGATGCAGCTTCTGCAAAAAATCTTGCTTATGATGGTTGGTTCATAACTCTATATAATATAGAGCTGCAAAGATCCCATTTAGCCTTGTCCGAGCAGCTGAAACAAGAAGTGCCTACTTCATGGGATGCTGCTGCCCTTGCTGA ATTCATTGAGAAATATGGTACTCATATCGTTGTTGGAGTAAAGATGGGTGGTAAAGATGTAATACACATAAagcaattacaaaaatcaaatgctcAGCCTCCTGAAATACAGAAATTGTTAAAGCAAGTAGCTGACGAGAGGTTTTCCGATAAG gaagatgaacattctgtgTTATGTGATCCCTGTGGATTTGCCACCTCAATGGGGCCAACTGTCATTACTCCCATAAAAAATGAG GATATACTGAGCATTTCTGTTCGAAGGGGAGGTGTAGATATTGGTCAAAGTCATTATCAGTGGCTCCCCACAATATCACAGTCACCAAATGTCATTTCAATGTCCTTTGTGCCTGTAACTTCTCTTTTAGGTGGTGTCCGAGGCAATGGATTTTTAAGTCATGCAGTCAATCTTTACCTTCGAT ACAAACCGTCCATAGAGGAACTCCATCAGTTTTTAGAGTTTCAGTTACCTCGGCAGTGGGCTCCAGAATATGGTGATCTACCTCTTACTCTTGAGCGCAGAAAGCAAGCATCCCCATCTCTCCAGTTTACCTTTATGGGCCCTAAGCTTTACGTCAACACCATGCAG GTGGATTCTGGAAATCGGCCAGTGACAGGAATCCGTTTATATTTGGAAGGAAAGAGAAGTGACCGTTTGGCTATCCATCTCCAGCATCTTTCGATTCTTCCCAGTATTCTCCAACTCTCAGATGATCATAGATATGAGACCATCGAGGAACCTGTGGAACGAGGCTACGTCGAACCTGTTAAATGTAGCATATTTTCCCATGTGTGTACTGCCCCAGTGCGTTACAATGGCCCCCACATTGATGACTCTGCTTCTATTGTGTCAAGGGCCTGGTTTGAGGTTAAGATAATTgggatgaagaaagttttgttccTGAGGCTTGGATTCTCAATGGTGGCATCAGCAAGGATCCGCAGATCAGAATGGGATGGACCTTCAACTTTGCCGCGGAAATCGGGGGTCATCTCAATGTTGATCAGCACAAGGTTCAGTGCTGGTCTGAATCCACCACCAGAAAAGCCAGTGAAAGTGGATGTGAATTCTGCGGTTTTTCATGGAGATCCACCCTCGCCAACAAGGGCACCAAAAATGTCAAACTTTGTGGACACAAAGGAAATCGTGAGGGGTCCAGATGAGGCGCCTGGATACTGGGTGGTCACTGGTGCCAAGCTGTGTGTAGAAGGTGGTAGAATCTCAATCAAAGTGAAGTATTCATTATTAGCTATAATGTCAGAGGAGTCGATGATGTTGATGTGA